Genomic segment of Passer domesticus isolate bPasDom1 chromosome 4, bPasDom1.hap1, whole genome shotgun sequence:
TTCTTGGGGCTGTCACTGAGAGTATTTGATGTGAGTGATGCCATTCACTTGGCTTTACAAATGTGAGAACCTATGAAAAATTTCATGGTAAGAGCTACCCTGGATGATTTTCTAAAAATGAGAATATAGTGTTCCATGGgaatttaaaaaagcaaagaggaaattaaaaattagtagGAAAATGCTTCAGAGCAATATCACAAATTTTTGCACATAGCTCCAATGCACCAATCTCACAAAGGATAGAGCAGAACTACAAAAGGCAAGACAGGGCAACAAGACATCAGAGACAGGGAACAGTTTCCAGACAGAAGAGGCAGAATAGGCTGAAACCCTTcatctggggagaaaaaacagcAGAGGGGATCTGAGAGAGGTCTGTGAAGTCATGACTTGCATGGAGAAGGTGAACAGGAAATAACTGCAAATTATTATCCAAAATAAGGGCACCATTTCTCAAAACTTCAAGGAACAGACAGACACTAACTAATGAAATTATGAGACACCAAGTtaagaacagagaaaaaaaggacattACTCTCACAAATGAGTTATGGGACTGTCATGGGCACTAAAAATCACAAATTAGTACAAATGGGCTTAAAACAGTAATGGTGGCTAGCTCCAGCAGGGCTGTTACACACCCTAATCCAAATTCAACTCAGGAGATCCCCTAGCTGCTGACTGCCAGAAGTGGAATGATGTTCCACAGGTAGCACCACTCTGCACTCAATGTGCCTCTTATTTTCTAAAACTATTTTTCCCAGTTTCTTAGAATCTTTCTATTTTACGATTTCAAGATAAGCCACAGCAGCATGACCCTGGACCCCATGTCCTTATTCACTAATATGCCACTATGGAAATGTGTCCCAACATGAAGTTCAAACTTAACCAGAGACAAGGTACCACATGAGATTTTATGGAAAAATACACAATTGGTATACTCAAATAATAAATTCAGCCTTTCTGATGAGTGATtaatagaagaaaataatgaacTTTAGCAGATGGTAAGATCTCAATGAAGAGGAGCCTCTCTAAGCATCCTCTACCTTTCCAAAACCTCAATTTCTCCACCATGGTGGGAACAGCCCAGTGGATATGTGGGCACATTAGCTCATGTAAGTGGAGCTGTGAGTGATAGTACTCTTCCTTTTTCACCATTAAAAACTCTTTTACACTGAGAGAATCTGACCAGGATTCTCCAGGTGTAAAAGAGCTTTTAATGGTGAAATAAATATggagtaataaataaataatttggaaTGAATACGCCTCTAATTGCACACTCTTTACATAACCACTAAGAGTCACTGGGAGTTCTTGGGACCTTGCAGACCACAGTCAACAGCCACCATTGAAAAATCTGGCAAACAAATGTTTGCATTGCCCTCACCCACAAAAGTAAACTTCCACCCAAAATTTATGGGTTTTAACTAACAGAGAGTCTGTACTGCACCTATGTCCTATTTAAGGTCAACTGTCCTTTTTCTAAAACAAAAGAGTAGCAAGTGAAAGACTTTAATATGTTCAGACCTCATCATTTTCacttttctgcttgtttttttggttgtgtttttttttttttttttcaggggacCTGAAACTTCAAAGGAGAAAAGCCTAAAGAATGCTGTGTGCACATGGGGTAACTGACTTTGAGCTAATGTTGATATTGGGCATCTTGTTGGGGCTGTAGGGgcctgggagcacagggaggaggtgggctgggaaggaaggacaAGTTACTGCTGCTTGCCAGGATCCAGGAGaccagggacactgcagggagcagcccacTAGGGGATTTTGGCAGAGCTGGGACTACACCTCATGTCCATCTCCACCCACAACCCCTCTCCTGACCACAGGAACAACCTCCCAGCCTCAGACAGGTCCTAAGCAAACAAACGGGAGgatttttattggttttaatGATGTATGAGGTCAGATGGAGCTGAAGCCAGACCAGCTGCCAGTGCAACTGTGCATAAATCAGTGCATTGGCTCACAGATGCAGAAACACTTGAGGTTTCTGCAGGTCCTTACCCAGCTATTCAACCTCCCATACATCTCACACCCAAGCAATTTCGGAGCCAGCACTGCTCTTGCAGAGCTGTCCTTGGCCTCGATGGCCCCAGGGtcactggcagagctggcacagctcacaCGTCACTGGAGACtcttctgctgccctgccttagctggaGGGACACCAGTTTGGGTAACTTCCACTAGGGCTAGGATGCTTCTTCATAAAACTGAGCCTCTccacctgcagcagcatccAAACTGAtttgcagcactgccaaggaCCCAGTATCTCCCACCAAGGAGTTTGGTGATGCATCAGTGACTTGGTTTAGGGTAAATTTGGGAGAGaacattttaaagctttttttttttaagcagatttAATTGGTTCTTTTTCTTAATTAGTTTGgaagaaaatactgtttttGGAGAAGAGtggaaaaaatgtttattaaacaataaaacctaaataatattaaacaattaaatcttttgttgttttaaaagaGATTATAAACTTagaaaagtttcttttttgGGTTGTAGCTTGGtttatttagttttttattAGTGTTTAGTTTAGAATAGCTTTAAATAGGTTtaaagaaaaggggggaaaaagtcaGATACCTGTTGGGGATTCAGTGATAGCAGGGCAAGAGGGATCCTGTATGATTGTTTAGTCCAGCTTTCCACGCAGATTCATACAGTAACTCCTGCATCATGTCCCCAGCTTAAAATGTAACATCtatttttgaaatgtgtccAGTTTTTATTCATACAATTCCAAAAGTATAGACTCCACTATTCTTTTATGTATTGCATTGCAAAGATCATTATGTTTGGTACAACTGCATTGGTCTTGTCACAAGGCTCATTTGTTGTGCCTGGGAATCATTGCACTTCCATCTGATGGACAGGAAAGCCATGGCACAGCAGCAACATCCTCTTCATGGGGGTGTGGACAGGCAACAAGAGCATCTCACCCTCTGCTCTTTGCTGAAATGAACTGacaaaagagatttttcagacCTGAGATCACTGCTACAGccgaggagaggagaggagaggagaggagaggagaggagaggagaggagaggagaggagaggagaggagaggagaggagaggagaggagaggagaggagaggagaggagaggagaggagaggagaggagaggagaggagaggagaggagaggagaggagaggagaggagaggagaggagaggagaggagaggagaggagaggagaggagactTAAATCTCATCATTCAGGCTAAGAGAATAAAATTAAGCTGCAGACTGTCATAAGCACTTTTTTCCTCTAAATGTATATTGACTGTGTCAAGTaaaaaataagcatttaaaaagaaatacaatttcaagTCAATGACAGATATGACTCCAATTTACATTGTGTGTGAATAAATCTCATTTCCTATCTCATTTCACTATCCTTTCTCAGTTTCATTTTATTCAAGAGGACTCCCATAATCCTGCCCATGCACATTTGCCAAGTCTCCAAATAGCTTTTATAAAACCCACTGATGAGAGACCACCAACTTTACGGGTTCTTACAACTCCCACTGTACATTTTATGGGTATTTAGAAATGCTACAGGGTTTTCATAATGCTGGAGAAATTTCACTTCTCTTCACTAATAATAGACATGTGTTTCAGCAGCCTTTCCTCACTTTTCCTCTCCTCACCTCCCTATATTCTCAAATTGCTGCTTTTTAGGATGTATTTTTCATAGAACTATAAAACCAGAGAcactttttttctatttcttttctttttttcttttttttttttttttatcgtCAGATTAAGGACTGGACAAAACTTTCAGCCTGCCAAGcttatgctttctttttttttttttttggttgttattTAAATACTTCACAATAAAAGAATGTGCTCCCGATGGAATTTTTACTGCAAAAAGAAAAGttctccctttcttctttcttataTCTTGTACATTTTGAAACACACACTGAAACTCTGAAACCTCCTGAGGAAGACGGCTGCTCACATGCTGTCAGACTATTAATGATAATGTCAGACCGCAGGACACATATTTAAACATTAAAAGAAGAAGGATTAAGGCTGCATCTCAGCCTCACTTTGATGATTCAACTTCACATTGATATCCTCAACATGCCACTTGCAATCAGACTTCTGGTTTTGCTCTtcaacagcattttaaaataattcctcTTGCCTAAGGAGGATGTTGGAAACTGTACATGAGAGTAGATGTTTCTTTTTAACAAGTGCAGAGCTATGTTTTTTCACGGGGTTTGGAGTGTGTTCTGGTTTTCAGAAGTGCAAAGCTGTCACCAGCTGAATGTTCAGGATGCTTTCCTGGGGAAAATGTCCTTTCCCTTGGACCCTGCTTTTGAGACATCTCCCAGGCACCCACCTGCAGCATGTTTTTCCTGGGCTCTGAAAACAAGCCTTTCCAACATCCCAACTGCACCTACAACTAATTATTGCCACCTAGTAGattatttccatttcctttttcttcctattttttttttttgaaaaatatattgtCTGAAAACACAATCTGGGGTTTCACAGTAATTTCTTACAAACACATTTGTTTTATCAGGGCAGAGAGCCACCCAACAGGGTGTGTCACCCACTGCCCAAAGGCAGAGTCTGATTTAGGGGATGGTGCTGTGACAGGGAGAGCTTGACCCTGTATGGGTGGAGTTAACCCTGAGTAGCTCCCTGACAGAGGATGCTGGGAGGAGAGATTAACAATTGTCCAGTGATTTTTACTCAGGACTCTTATGTTCTTCGCAGGGGACTGGCAAAGGGTTTGTCTCCTTATTTCCAATGCCTGACAACCCTTTTGGTCACaacatttttcttaatatccaacATAAATCTACCCTGGTGTAATCTGAGGCCATTGTCCTTTATTCACCCTTGAAGGCAGAGGTAGCAGCATGGCAAGTGGTGCTGGTTCTTATGCTGAAGTTATTTTCTTAGTTGGTCTCAAAACAGAGGAGCAACCCCTTTCCCACCTCACCAGTGTGTAGCCATGGCCACATCACCACATCAAAAAATGCCAGGCATATCaaacagggctgggctgggttaGCTTTGCTCAGCCAAGCACAGAGAACCTCAGAGCTGGCAAAGGGATGAAATGGGAGCACAGCAAGAAGGACAAAGAACAATGGAATAGGACAGTGGCACCATCAGCTTGGCTCTGGCAGACATGAAATCTTCCCTGGAGTGTGTCTATGGCCTGCAAGCACCTGCTTACCCATATCTGTAAAAAATGGACCCACAGGACACAGCAGGACTGCTAAAATGATACAGCTCTGAGTGCAGACAGGGCTGACATAGTGTGCAGAAAGGAGAGGTCAAAAGTTTCACTACAAGTCATAGCCATGGCCCTGTCACTCTGCATTACTCCTCCACAGCCAGGTAATTCCCTCCATCTGCTCTTCACCTCTTGCCATCATTTTGGCATGTAGGCACTACGCAGCAGAACGAGCTGCTGCATTCATATGGCACAGAGCAGTCAGCTCCACCTGcagatttttttgcattttctcccAAAAGCCACATTCCTCTGGTGGCACTGCACGAGGACACACTGCTCCCAGCCCAAATTCCaatgccagcacagccacaatgctttttttcccagaggcCAGGTGGTGAGCTCAGGCATCACTGCCCATCCCCATTGCATGTGGAAGGCACACCAGAGGCTCTGGGGCTACCATGAAGGGATGGGTTTGCTCTCCAGGAAACTCACCCTTGTCTAATTGAAAGAGTAAACCTTCATCTAAACAGCTTAAGCCAGTAGAAAAAGTTGCATGAACTCTTTCACTGCAGTTTAAATCTCTCTCCCTTCAGTCTAGTCCCAAGCACGTCCTAGTTTCAATCTCTGTTAAGGCAAACAGGAGCAACCCAACTGGATGGTGACAGAGAGTCCCCACCCAGTTTGCCCTGCTTTAACTATGGAAGCAAAGGAAGGTGAGCACGGTGGGAGCAGGTTTGtgctcaggctgtgctctgtggctggcagctgtcactgctgtcccctctgggaacggggacagggacgggcCGCGTGCGCCGCTCCGTGCGTCACGCTGAGCGACGAGGCCCATCGTGactcagccctgggctgggccacCCCGGCCATCCTGTGACACCCATAACCACCAGGATACTAAAAGGAGAGAAGGGGAAGGTCTGACAGGGGGTTATGTGACTAGGGACACTCAGGTTTAGGTTTCTTCTTGGAAGCGCTCTGTAGCGCAGCGACCGCCAAGGGAGCAGCTACATAACCAGCACTGAGAAGATAAACATGCCTTAGGGGCAAAATGAGGGGGGAAATGGTGTAAATGGCTGCAAATGCCTTTGGTTTTAATGGTCTTCATCTGTTTAGTGCCCAAATGGATTTGGTTCATTGAGTCAAGCTGGAAGAGTGAGGGGATTTTAGGGAGGCAGAATTTAATGGCTGAGACTGCAATTTAGGGCCAAGGTGAAGACCTTGTGAGAAGAGCCACCAAATGTTCAACAGAGGCTCCCAATGAAGGATAGACCCTGCTGGAGGGGCTGGTGCTACTGCCACTCACTGGGATGCTTGGAAGAAACATGGTCAACTGAAAATCCCTTTGCTGGCTCTCAACTTTGAGAGTTAGAGGAACTAAGACGAAAGATGGAGAAAATAGTCATTAAGGCATGCCCTAGCATTAGCAGCAATAATTCACAGGCTCTAGCTGAGGACATCAGGGCGGTTTGCCAGCACCACCACAAGGCAGGGGGGTGCTGCTACCCACACTGGGCAGTCAGGCACTTCTGAGTTCAAATGACTCACCTAAAGTCCTTCTGCAAAGGAAAATCAAACCGCAGGGACATGGGATGTAATGGGGGAGGCAGCACCGCTGTCACAGATGCGGTGCTGAACCAGGACCCAGCACATCTTCTCCAGCACTTTCTCCACAACCTCTGCTTTCTCCACATGAGGAAACCCTTTCAATGTTTGCTCCGGGGCAGCCTGGCCACAGTAGCAAGAGGAAATTAGTCATCGGGCAGAGCTTGTCTTGCACCACGGACCTACACAAGGTCAATAGAAGCTCCTTCTCCTCACCCCTCACAGTGCTGATGGCTGCTAGGTTGGCATACcttgggaggaagaggaggaggaggagggtaaGGAGCTAACATCCCTTTCGCTGCTATGAATTCAAGCATCTCACAGCTTGCATCCCATTGATTCTCAGTACAACTTAATGTCTAAGGGGTTTAGACGGCTTGAAAAGCACTGGCTTGAAAAGCCAGGTGCCTAAATAACAGAGATacctttaaaaattacaaaggaTCTCCTGAAGccccttccaccccaaaattTTCCTACAATACCAATAAATTCAGTTtattcccagctgtgccacagctctgaCTGTGAACTGCacctctccatccctccctcccaccctgTCTGCCCACTCTGCAGAGACCCCTGATTCCCCCGAGGCTGAGGTAAGGGGAATTGAGGGTTTTTGGGCGCCAGCAGAAGGCAGCCCAAAGCTGATAGCAGTTACCCACGCGTGCAGACTCTCTTGTTAGCCCTGTGAAAACCAGGGCACACTGTTGCTGAGGAATAATTCTTCCTAGTGGGTCCGAGTCGGTGGCGGAGCAGCAGCCGAAGGATTCCGCGAGCGGCGGGAGGGATGTGCGAGAAGCTCCCCAGTTTCCCATCCCGCCGCGGTGCCGGCTGTGCTCCCGGGCACATTCAGGAAGGCAACGTGAAGTCAGGCACCCCACGCCTCGCAGATGAGGGTCTTGACGCGGAAAACCAGTGATAAGGGAGGAGAAGCGGAATGAAGTGGGTTGGAAACCAAAGCAAATCCCAGATTTCCCTGGGGAAGCaaggcagggggctgggggagaaGCGCACACGGTGGGTCGCGGCGAGTCTCCGGGGGGCAGGATTTCTCTTCCATCGCATGGAAGAGCGAGATTAAAGAAGAAAGTGGGagtggggtgggaggggagggaagggaagggggggTAGGGGGGGATGAACAAAGGAGATTGGCAGCACAGctgttttgggaagaaaaaaaaaaaaaaaaaaaaaaagaggccaGCCTTCCTGTTTCTTTAAAGCCGCTCATCTGCGCGGCGGCCGGCTGCCGGCGGCGGGAGGCGGGCGGGCTGCGCGGAGCTGCGCGGAGCTGCGGCCGGGCGCACGGCTcgcaggacagacagacggacgGACGGAGCCGGGCGGGCGCAGATGGGCGGCagcgcggcggcggcagcagcggcaccAGCAGCATCGGGAGCGGCGCAGCGGCGCGGCTGAGCCTGGCCGCGCAGCGCCCCGCGCCATGCGCAGCGCGCCGCTGGCCGAGGGCGAGCCCTGGCCGCGCCTCTGCCCCGCCGAGCTCGGGGGGCTGCGGCGGCTGCGGCGGAAGCACGGCGGCGGCTGCAAAAGTTTCCGCGTGGAGCTCAAAGTGCTGAGCGGGCGGCGGAGCGCGCTCCGCGCaccccccgcgccgccccccgccgccgccgccgccgccccgccgcccgcctGGGAGCCGCGCAGCGCCGCgctcggccccgccgccgccgccagcgccttccccgccgccccgccgccgccgcccgccgcttCCCCGCGCCCGCGGCCGGGCGAGGCGTCCGGCGTCTCGCCGGAGATCAAAGCGCTGCAGCAGACGCGGCGGCTGCTGGCCAACGCCCGGGAGAGGACCCGCGTCCACACCATCAGCGCCGCCTTCGAGGCGCTGCGCAAGCAGGTACCTGCCGCCGCCCGGGCACCCGACAGCCGGCAGCGCCTGGGCGGCCCGTGCCGGGACcccgccggggctgcggggacgGGGCAGCGCCCGCGCTGCCCCCGGGGCCAGGGGAGGTGAAGGGCAGGAGCCGAGCGGCCGGCTGACAGGAGGGGAAGTCGGTTCAAAATGCCTGGAAGTACCAACCCTAGAACTGTGCTAACACTCAAGATAAATAAATAAGGGCTTCTAATTTGCTTGCAGTTAGAAAgttttggacttttttttttttttcctcctggagGGAGAGCGGTGTAG
This window contains:
- the ATOH8 gene encoding transcription factor ATOH8; amino-acid sequence: MRSAPLAEGEPWPRLCPAELGGLRRLRRKHGGGCKSFRVELKVLSGRRSALRAPPAPPPAAAAAAPPPAWEPRSAALGPAAAASAFPAAPPPPPAASPRPRPGEASGVSPEIKALQQTRRLLANARERTRVHTISAAFEALRKQVPCYSYGQKLSKLAILRIACNYILSLARLADLDYSADHSNMSFSECVEQCTRTLQAEGRSKKRKE